Proteins from one Streptomyces sp. NBC_00289 genomic window:
- a CDS encoding CU044_5270 family protein yields MNASPSQPHPAEWTETQRLLPSVERDLPAGRHQFHKEQMMAQIHEDLRTDRTNARPALAARRRNPFLRRAILVPAGAFALAGAVVAGFALSGGNSEGGTAALATGPALTTRIGVADPKGAPQLLDRISLAAADTSEPAVHDGQFTYIASKVASTYPKTVDGKTTIVSQELHDRRVWMSLDGKDGWLIEAGETSDEGMTLAGPNPVAGAYNALAELPTDPDALLRRIYQESDSNRDPEVPRDQAAFVAIGDLLNESYPPADLNAALYKAAAKIPGVVTVDDAVDAVGRHGIAVARQNDTDGQRTEWIFDRKTLELLGERTVQVKADKDGEFKAGTVMSTSAITQRAVVDGNKEAPGKAS; encoded by the coding sequence ATGAACGCCAGCCCCTCCCAGCCGCATCCGGCTGAGTGGACGGAGACCCAGCGACTTCTGCCCTCCGTCGAGCGGGATCTGCCGGCGGGCCGCCACCAGTTCCACAAGGAGCAGATGATGGCCCAGATCCACGAAGACCTCCGCACCGACCGCACCAACGCCCGCCCGGCCCTCGCGGCGCGGCGCCGCAACCCGTTCCTGCGCCGCGCGATCCTGGTGCCCGCGGGCGCCTTCGCCCTGGCCGGCGCGGTCGTGGCCGGTTTCGCCCTGTCCGGCGGCAACTCGGAGGGTGGCACGGCCGCCCTGGCCACCGGTCCCGCTCTGACCACCCGGATCGGCGTCGCCGACCCCAAGGGCGCCCCCCAGTTGCTCGACCGCATCTCGCTTGCCGCCGCCGACACCTCCGAACCCGCGGTGCACGACGGCCAGTTCACCTACATCGCCTCGAAGGTGGCCAGCACCTACCCCAAGACCGTCGACGGCAAGACCACGATCGTCAGCCAGGAACTGCACGACCGTCGGGTCTGGATGTCCCTCGACGGAAAGGACGGCTGGCTGATCGAAGCGGGGGAGACGAGCGACGAGGGCATGACCCTGGCCGGGCCGAACCCGGTGGCCGGGGCGTACAACGCCTTGGCCGAGCTGCCCACCGACCCCGACGCGCTGCTGCGGCGGATCTACCAGGAGTCCGACTCCAACCGGGACCCCGAAGTGCCTCGCGACCAGGCGGCCTTCGTCGCCATCGGCGATCTGCTGAACGAGAGCTACCCGCCCGCCGACCTGAACGCCGCCCTGTACAAGGCCGCGGCCAAGATCCCCGGGGTCGTCACGGTGGACGACGCGGTCGACGCCGTGGGCCGTCACGGGATCGCGGTGGCGCGGCAGAACGACACCGACGGCCAGCGCACCGAGTGGATCTTCGACAGGAAGACCCTGGAGCTGCTCGGCGAGCGCACCGTGCAGGTCAAGGCCGACAAGGACGGGGAGTTCAAGGCCGGCACCGTGATGTCCACCAGCGCGATCACCCAGCGCGCCGTCGTCGACGGCAACAAGGAGGCGCCCGGGAAGGCGAGTTGA
- a CDS encoding ROK family protein, giving the protein MPVGDAGEQPDQPWNRRRLRSTNERLLLDRLRSTGAASRAQLARETGLSKPTVSSALAALAEAGLVHEVGTHAPERGRVAVLYAPDPSAGYALGIDIGRGWLRVALANLDGELVARADVRNRARSSGALADLVVTTARQVVGNSGVGHDEVAHAVVGTPGVYDAERRRVRYAMHLPGWGRAGLVDRMREELGVPLEVHNDANLAALGEYTYGIGAGTRLFAYIMIGTGLGMGVVSEGRLFTGAHGGAGEIGFLPWPGQQRPQTLEDAVSGVAVVESARRFGMTGQLTAKAVFDAARQGNPAAVKAVGLESERIAHTVAAAAAVLDPDLVVLGGGVGHSVDLLLSPVREHLRALTPLRPKIVPSRLGEDAVLLGAVATALGTARDVVFDRRSAS; this is encoded by the coding sequence ATGCCCGTCGGTGACGCCGGCGAGCAGCCGGATCAGCCGTGGAACCGCCGGCGGTTGCGCAGCACCAACGAGCGCCTGCTCCTGGACCGGCTGCGTTCCACCGGCGCCGCTTCGCGCGCGCAACTCGCCCGGGAGACGGGCCTGTCGAAGCCGACGGTCTCCAGCGCACTGGCGGCCCTGGCCGAGGCCGGCCTGGTCCACGAGGTCGGCACGCACGCGCCGGAGCGCGGCCGGGTCGCCGTCCTGTACGCCCCGGACCCCTCCGCCGGGTACGCGCTGGGCATAGACATCGGACGCGGCTGGCTGCGCGTGGCGCTCGCCAACCTGGACGGCGAGCTGGTCGCCCGCGCGGACGTGCGCAACCGGGCGCGCTCATCCGGAGCCCTGGCCGACCTGGTGGTCACCACGGCCCGGCAGGTCGTCGGGAACTCCGGCGTCGGCCACGACGAGGTGGCGCACGCCGTGGTGGGCACGCCGGGCGTGTACGACGCGGAGCGGCGGCGGGTGCGGTACGCGATGCATCTGCCTGGCTGGGGGCGGGCCGGGCTGGTCGACCGGATGCGCGAGGAGCTGGGCGTCCCGCTGGAGGTCCACAACGACGCCAATCTGGCGGCGCTCGGCGAGTACACCTACGGCATCGGAGCGGGCACCCGGCTCTTCGCGTACATCATGATCGGCACCGGGCTCGGCATGGGGGTGGTCAGCGAGGGCCGGCTGTTCACCGGGGCGCACGGCGGTGCCGGGGAGATCGGGTTCCTGCCGTGGCCCGGGCAGCAGCGGCCCCAGACGCTGGAGGACGCCGTCTCGGGGGTGGCGGTCGTCGAGTCGGCACGGAGGTTCGGGATGACCGGGCAGCTCACCGCCAAGGCGGTCTTCGACGCGGCCCGGCAGGGAAATCCCGCTGCGGTCAAGGCGGTCGGGCTGGAGAGCGAGCGGATCGCGCACACGGTCGCGGCGGCCGCGGCGGTGCTCGACCCGGATCTCGTGGTCCTGGGCGGCGGCGTGGGCCACAGCGTGGACCTGCTGCTGAGCCCGGTACGGGAGCACCTGCGCGCGCTCACACCCCTGCGGCCGAAGATCGTGCCCAGCCGGCTCGGTGAGGACGCGGTGCTCCTGGGCGCGGTGGCCACCGCCCTGGGAACAGCGCGGGACGTGGTGTTCGACCGCCGGTCGGCGTCCTGA
- a CDS encoding RNA polymerase sigma factor, protein MTTDMRTRIRAGDPDAFAELFDGCARSVYNHAFRLTADWSAAEDIMATTFMEAWRRRAAVEAEGGSLRPWLLGIATNVARSQYRSNRRYRNAASAAAAANAAEEYVEDHAEETAGRLDDRRRISATLTALSALKPAEREVLTLCLCEGMEYAEAARALGIPVGTVRSRLSRARGRLRKLADVELLRNKRELTTPDRQITGDRGYVIRSAQEGNR, encoded by the coding sequence GTGACCACAGATATGCGAACTCGGATACGGGCCGGGGATCCGGACGCCTTTGCGGAACTCTTCGACGGCTGTGCCCGCTCGGTGTACAACCACGCCTTCAGGCTGACCGCCGACTGGTCCGCGGCCGAGGACATCATGGCGACGACCTTCATGGAGGCCTGGCGGCGTCGTGCGGCGGTCGAGGCCGAAGGGGGTTCGTTGCGGCCCTGGTTGCTGGGCATCGCCACCAACGTCGCCCGCTCCCAGTACCGCAGCAACCGGCGCTACCGGAACGCGGCCAGTGCCGCGGCCGCCGCGAACGCCGCGGAGGAGTACGTCGAGGACCACGCCGAGGAGACCGCCGGACGCCTGGACGACCGGCGCCGGATCAGCGCCACGCTGACCGCCCTCAGCGCGCTCAAGCCCGCCGAACGCGAGGTCCTGACGCTGTGTCTGTGCGAGGGCATGGAGTACGCCGAAGCCGCCCGCGCCCTCGGCATCCCCGTCGGCACCGTCCGCTCCCGGCTGTCGCGTGCCCGCGGCAGGCTGCGCAAACTCGCCGACGTCGAACTGCTCCGAAACAAACGGGAACTCACCACCCCAGACCGGCAGATAACAGGTGATCGCGGATACGTGATCCGGTCCGCACAGGAAGGAAACCGATGA
- a CDS encoding hydrophobic protein, whose product MVPLLLVLLLALVLFGAGFALKALWWIAVIVLVVWLLGFVMRSVDTGGRKGRWYRW is encoded by the coding sequence ATGGTTCCCCTGCTTCTCGTTCTGCTGCTGGCTCTGGTTCTCTTCGGTGCGGGTTTCGCCCTGAAGGCACTGTGGTGGATCGCCGTGATCGTGCTGGTGGTCTGGCTGCTGGGCTTCGTCATGCGGTCGGTGGACACCGGCGGCCGCAAGGGCCGCTGGTATCGCTGGTAA
- a CDS encoding APC family permease, whose protein sequence is MSGSPPPEGGFVRRVGLFQATAINMSQMCGIGPFVTIPLMVAAFGGPQAVIGFIAGALLALADGLIWAELGAAMPGSGGSYVYLRQAFQYRTGRLMPFLFVWTAMLFIPLIMSTGVVGFVQYLGYLAPDMGETTGDLVGLGMIVLVIALLWRGIEHIARITAVMWAVMITSVLLVIVAAATDFSADLAFTYPAHAFDLTSNHFWLGFAAGLTIGIYDYLGYNTTAYMGAEIKDPGRTLPRSIIYSILGIMTIYLLLQIGTLGVIDWHRMTDPNDIASTSVASAVLEKTWGKGAADTVTVLILITAFASVFTGLLGGSRVPYDAARERVFFRPYAKLHPKHRFPMLGLATMGVVTAIGFLIGRHTDLATLIQLLTTVMILVQALAQIAAVTVLRRRQPTLRRPYKMWLYPVPSLVALVGWLVIYGYADKNSPGRHPIEWSLAWLALGIVAYALWARFEKVWPFAPKEITEEYLTAPTPDAEPAEA, encoded by the coding sequence ATGTCCGGTAGCCCGCCACCAGAGGGTGGCTTCGTCCGCCGTGTCGGCCTGTTCCAGGCGACTGCGATCAACATGAGCCAGATGTGCGGTATCGGGCCGTTCGTCACGATACCGCTGATGGTCGCCGCGTTCGGCGGCCCGCAGGCGGTGATCGGCTTCATCGCCGGCGCGCTCCTGGCCCTCGCCGACGGCCTGATCTGGGCCGAACTGGGTGCCGCGATGCCCGGCTCCGGCGGCAGTTACGTCTATCTGCGCCAGGCCTTCCAGTACCGAACGGGGCGGCTGATGCCGTTCCTCTTCGTCTGGACGGCGATGCTCTTCATCCCGCTGATCATGTCCACCGGTGTGGTCGGCTTCGTCCAGTACCTCGGCTATCTCGCACCGGACATGGGAGAGACGACCGGCGACCTCGTGGGCCTCGGCATGATCGTCCTGGTGATCGCCCTGCTGTGGCGGGGCATCGAGCACATCGCCAGGATCACGGCCGTGATGTGGGCCGTCATGATCACCTCGGTCCTTCTGGTGATCGTGGCCGCGGCCACCGACTTCAGCGCGGACCTGGCCTTCACCTACCCGGCGCACGCCTTCGACCTCACCAGCAACCACTTCTGGCTGGGCTTCGCCGCGGGCCTGACGATCGGCATCTACGACTACCTCGGCTACAACACGACCGCCTACATGGGCGCCGAGATCAAGGACCCGGGCCGTACGCTGCCGCGCTCCATCATCTACTCGATCCTCGGCATCATGACGATCTACCTGCTTCTGCAGATCGGCACGCTCGGCGTCATCGACTGGCACCGGATGACGGACCCGAACGACATCGCGTCCACCTCCGTCGCCTCCGCGGTCCTGGAGAAGACCTGGGGCAAGGGCGCAGCCGACACGGTCACGGTGCTCATCCTGATCACCGCCTTCGCCTCCGTGTTCACCGGTCTGCTCGGCGGCTCCCGGGTGCCCTACGACGCCGCCCGAGAACGGGTCTTCTTCCGCCCGTACGCCAAACTCCATCCCAAGCACCGCTTCCCCATGCTGGGCCTGGCCACCATGGGCGTGGTGACGGCGATCGGCTTCCTCATCGGCCGCCACACCGACCTGGCGACGCTGATCCAGCTCCTCACCACGGTGATGATCCTCGTGCAGGCACTGGCCCAGATCGCCGCCGTGACGGTCCTGCGCAGGCGACAGCCGACCCTGCGCCGCCCGTACAAGATGTGGCTCTACCCCGTGCCCAGCCTGGTCGCCCTGGTCGGCTGGCTGGTGATCTACGGCTATGCCGACAAGAACTCCCCCGGCCGCCATCCCATCGAATGGTCGCTGGCCTGGCTGGCCCTCGGCATCGTGGCGTACGCGCTGTGGGCGCGCTTCGAGAAGGTGTGGCCGTTCGCGCCGAAGGAGATCACCGAGGAATACCTCACCGCGCCGACCCCGGACGCGGAGCCCGCGGAGGCGTGA